Proteins found in one Aethina tumida isolate Nest 87 chromosome 1, icAetTumi1.1, whole genome shotgun sequence genomic segment:
- the LOC109594291 gene encoding GTP-binding nuclear protein Ran-like: MAQEQATPFSYKCVLIGDGATGKTSFLRRHLTGEYIPNYNPTVGVDVHNLQFCTNRGPIMFNVWDTAGQEKFVGLKDGYYVQAHCAIIMFDVTSNVTFSNAVNWYKDLVQVCKNIPTVLCGNKGDSRDKREKSTYSYLRSHKMKKLQYFEISVKTNYNLKTPFLWIIRKLIGDMDLELIRLPKLSIVQNFSTGKCMDNKLTTENGTKRNLTEENTANVSEDSALTDDGHSKDDA; the protein is encoded by the coding sequence ATGGCTCAAGAACAAGCAACTCCTTTTTCCTATAAATGCGTGCTGATCGGCGATGGAGCTACTGGTAAAACATCATTTTTAAGACGTCATTTGACAGGAGAATATATCCCAAATTATAATCCTACCGTGGGTGTGGACGTTCACAACCTGCAATTCTGTACCAATCGTGGCCCGATTATGTTTAACGTATGGGACACCGCTGGCCAAGAGAAATTTGTGGGACTTAAAGACGGATATTATGTCCAAGCGCATTGTGCCATTATTATGTTCGATGTCACATCTAATGTCACATTCAGCAACGCGGTGAACTGGTATAAGGATCTTGTCCAGGTTTGCAAGAATATTCCCACTGTCCTGTGTGGTAACAAAGGTGACTCGAGAGACAAACGGGAAAAGTCGACGTATTCCTATCTTAGGagccataaaatgaaaaaattgcagtattttgaaatatcgGTAAagacaaattacaatttgaaaaCCCCTTTTCTATggataataagaaaattgatcGGCGACATGGACTTGGAGCTAATTCGGCTTCCAAAATTATcgattgtacaaaattttagtaCAGGGAAATGTATGGACAATAAATTAACGACTGAAAACGGTACGAAAAGGAACTTGACTGAGGAAAACACTGCTAACGTTTCGGAAGACTCTGCACTCACTGATGACGGACATTCTAAAGATGATGCTTAA